One window of Phycisphaeraceae bacterium genomic DNA carries:
- a CDS encoding trypsin-like peptidase domain-containing protein, producing the protein MIRTLGGAAVIAAALATQSRGVEPARSPDSAIDFRETVQKGKSKVFPAVVYIRVVREDNDRGEKKAQQISGSGVIISSDGEVLTNWHVIDKAQDVRCLLTDGRALPATVIGSDKDTDLALIRLRQKPGDAALPFAQFGDSSKLHEGDFVMAMGAPWGLNRSVSIGIVSCVRRYLEGISEYSLWLQTDAAINPGNSGGPLVNTDGEVVGINARGTSGSAEGLGFAIPSDTVSVLIAQIRQFSKVNWTWFGLQLQPLRDFNKDTYFEGATGVMVAETDLDSPARSAGIRPRDRLLSVNGAELSGLTEEDLPAVRRKLGLLPKNTPATFVVQRGSEKLTVEITPREKGAVEGKELALKRWDMTIKEINQFDNPELYFHRNQGVFVHATKYPGNASGSGLSGNDIILKIDGKEVATLADVESLHAELVANVESKSRIVLTVLRGGLTRQVVLDFHRDFDRE; encoded by the coding sequence ATGATCAGAACGCTGGGCGGCGCCGCGGTGATCGCGGCAGCGCTCGCGACACAAAGCCGTGGCGTTGAGCCGGCCCGATCGCCCGATTCAGCGATCGATTTCCGCGAGACGGTGCAGAAGGGAAAATCAAAGGTCTTTCCGGCCGTCGTTTACATCCGCGTGGTGCGGGAAGACAACGACCGGGGAGAGAAGAAGGCGCAGCAAATCTCCGGCTCGGGGGTGATCATTTCTTCGGACGGTGAAGTGCTGACAAACTGGCACGTGATCGACAAGGCACAGGACGTGCGGTGCCTTCTGACCGATGGGCGCGCCTTGCCGGCGACGGTGATCGGGAGCGATAAGGACACGGATCTCGCGCTCATCCGTTTGCGTCAAAAACCCGGCGATGCGGCGCTGCCGTTCGCGCAGTTTGGCGATTCCTCCAAGCTTCACGAGGGCGACTTCGTGATGGCGATGGGTGCGCCCTGGGGACTGAATCGTTCGGTCTCCATTGGGATCGTGTCGTGCGTTCGTCGCTACCTCGAGGGCATCAGCGAGTACAGCCTGTGGCTTCAGACCGACGCCGCGATCAATCCGGGGAACTCGGGCGGGCCGCTGGTGAACACCGACGGAGAAGTGGTGGGCATCAACGCGCGCGGAACGAGCGGCTCGGCGGAAGGTTTGGGATTTGCGATTCCTTCGGACACCGTCTCGGTGCTGATCGCACAGATTCGCCAGTTTTCAAAGGTGAATTGGACGTGGTTCGGCCTGCAGTTGCAGCCACTGCGCGATTTCAACAAGGACACGTATTTCGAGGGGGCGACGGGAGTGATGGTCGCAGAGACCGACCTCGATAGTCCGGCGCGAAGCGCGGGGATCCGGCCGCGCGATCGGCTGCTCTCCGTGAACGGCGCGGAGTTGAGCGGGCTCACCGAGGAGGATCTGCCGGCGGTGCGCCGCAAGCTCGGGCTGTTGCCGAAGAACACGCCCGCGACGTTTGTCGTGCAGCGCGGCAGCGAGAAGCTGACTGTGGAGATTACGCCGCGGGAAAAAGGCGCTGTTGAGGGCAAGGAGCTGGCGCTCAAGCGCTGGGACATGACCATCAAGGAAATCAATCAGTTCGACAACCCCGAGCTCTACTTCCATCGCAATCAGGGCGTCTTCGTGCACGCGACGAAGTACCCCGGCAACGCGTCGGGGTCGGGGCTTTCGGGGAATGACATCATCCTGAAAATCGACGGAAAAGAAGTCGCGACGCTCGCCGATGTGGAATCGCTCCACGCTGAATTGGTCGCAAACGTCGAGAGCAAGTCTCGCATCGTGCTCACGGTTCTGCGGGGCGGGCTGACGCGGCAGGTTGTGCTGGACTTCCATCGGGACTTTGATCGCGAGTGA
- a CDS encoding IS630 family transposase produces the protein MVVQKKTIHAQEQDRPDVAERREEWKTGQAGLDAGRLIFLDETPPQTWAKTNMTRLRGRAPRGERLVAKMPHGHWKTTSLIGALGIGGVRCSTVVDGAINRDVFDAFVEQVLVPELKPGDVVILDNLSSHKSEKARTLIESRGARLEFLPPYSPDLNPIEMVFAKIKQLLRSLACRTKEALWKAMQSVLDQISPSDAANCFRHCGYSLRKD, from the coding sequence ATGGTCGTTCAAAAAAAGACAATCCACGCGCAGGAGCAGGACCGCCCGGATGTCGCAGAACGCCGCGAAGAGTGGAAGACCGGACAAGCCGGACTCGACGCCGGCCGCCTGATCTTCCTGGACGAGACCCCACCCCAAACCTGGGCCAAGACCAACATGACCAGGCTGCGGGGGCGGGCGCCGCGTGGCGAGCGGCTGGTAGCCAAGATGCCGCACGGCCACTGGAAGACGACCTCGCTGATCGGGGCGCTGGGCATCGGCGGCGTTCGTTGCTCGACGGTGGTGGACGGGGCGATCAACCGTGATGTCTTCGACGCGTTCGTCGAGCAGGTGCTCGTGCCCGAACTCAAGCCGGGGGACGTGGTGATCCTCGACAACCTGTCGAGCCACAAGAGCGAGAAGGCACGAACGCTGATCGAATCACGCGGAGCGCGGCTGGAGTTCCTGCCGCCGTACTCGCCCGATCTGAATCCCATCGAGATGGTCTTTGCCAAGATCAAGCAGCTGCTGCGATCGCTGGCATGCCGCACGAAAGAAGCTCTGTGGAAGGCGATGCAGTCGGTCCTGGACCAGATCTCCCCATCCGACGCCGCCAACTGCTTCCGCCACTGCGGTTACTCGCTACGCAAAGACTGA
- a CDS encoding transposase, which translates to MAAAYSQDLRDRIIRAYKRGMTTSQIVRLFEVSPAWARRVKQRLTESGEAGPRKVGSRGVRKIDHERLAVLVREQPDATLKELRERLGVQCAESAICRVLQKLGWSFKKRQSTRRSRTARMSQNAAKSGRPDKPDSTPAA; encoded by the coding sequence ATGGCTGCTGCGTACTCACAGGATCTTCGGGATCGGATCATTCGGGCGTACAAACGCGGCATGACCACCAGCCAGATCGTGCGGCTGTTCGAGGTCAGCCCGGCATGGGCCCGTCGCGTCAAGCAGCGGCTCACCGAGAGCGGCGAAGCCGGGCCGCGGAAGGTGGGCTCGCGTGGGGTCCGCAAGATCGACCACGAGCGTCTGGCCGTGCTGGTCCGGGAGCAGCCCGACGCCACGCTGAAGGAACTGCGTGAGCGCCTGGGGGTGCAGTGTGCCGAATCGGCGATCTGCCGCGTTCTCCAGAAGCTCGGATGGTCGTTCAAAAAAAGACAATCCACGCGCAGGAGCAGGACCGCCCGGATGTCGCAGAACGCCGCGAAGAGTGGAAGACCGGACAAGCCGGACTCGACGCCGGCCGCCTGA